ATAAAATAAGAAAATCCAATAAAATAATAAAAAATAGTTAAAAAAATAAGAATAATAGATAAAAATCTATTATTTTAAAATGAAAACAATAAAGTTATGCCATTCCTTGAGCTTGAAGTTTTTGCATTAACTGTTCAGCTTGAGGAGAAAGCTGAGCAACAATGTTGGTGATTTGCTGCAAGTCTGCAAATAACTTGTCTAAAGTATTCTCAAGCTCTTGTTTTTGCTGTGCAGTAGTTTCCTTAGCTTCTTCAAAAGTTTTGGATACTGCCACACCAGAACCAAGGCTCATGATAACCTTATTTTCATTCTTAATCTCTGCATTAATGAAGGAGCCAGCACCGAGAGGCACTAAAGTCTCAACAGTGTCTTTACCACTTATATCATCTAATGTAGATTCTAAAATCTTAATTTCAGCAAGAGAAGTTTGAACCGCATCAATTTGAGTTTGATATAATTCAGATTGGGATTTGTAAACTTCAAGCTGTGCTAAAATCTGTTGTAATTTTTGCTGGTCTTCCATTTTAACACCTTAGATTGCAATTAAATCATTTAAAGAATTGCTTTGACAACAGGATCTTGTACTTCATCCTCAGCAATTTCTTCAATGGAATCAATCTTAATTTGATTTCTTTTTATTCCATGTTTGCTTCCAAAAATGGAATAAAGCTTTTCATAAATGTCTTCTTCTTTGACAGCTCTGAATTCCTTAGTGAAAACTTGGGTTTCACTGCCCATTACAAAACTGCCTTTAATTCTATAAATTTTTGTTAACATAAGAATCCCTTCCTAAAATACTATAATTAATCATCTAAACCATAATAATTGATTTTATGAACATAACAATCAATTAACACAACATATCCTTAAATCATGATGAAATTAAAAATTACCGAAATCCAAGAAGCCTAAAGCCTCTTCAATTCTAGCCATTTCAGGACCAGTGGTATGTTCGCCAACCATAACTCCGTTGGAATTGGCAATGCCACATGCGCCTACAAGAGGCATACCCTTACATACGGTTCCGATATTTCCTTCCACCTTGAAGAACTCTTCAACATGTTCAAGTTCACCAGATAAGGTATCCCTATGCAAAAGAGCACCTTTATTGGTAACTATGCTTGCTGAACCCACTATCTTGGAATCGGCAAATTGATAGATTTCCACAGGAACCTTCAATGTATCTTCAATGACTTTAACAGTTTCTTCCTTAATATTGGGACCTGCCATGGCACCATAATCATTCACTGCAAGAATATTGCCTACTGCAGTGTATTTTCCAGGAAGCCTTGCAACATTAAGCCCTGCATCTTCCAATGTTTCGATTTCCCTATCGGTTGCATGTGGGGAAACGACAAAACCATTGGAATTTCCAGCGGATAGGACTCCATTCAAATTGCATCCTGCAATGGAAGTTCTTATCAAATCAACTTCAAGTGCCTCTTTCATCACAGGTTCCATTTCAGTGGGAAGATTAAAAGGAACAATAGCTACTTCATCATTAACGGATATGTAAACTCCTAAATTAGGATTTCCAGTTAAATTTATTCTTTTAAGCATATTTTATTCCTTATATAATTTTAATTTTTGAAATATTTTATTGATATAAAACATTGATATTTAACAGACTGAAAGATGATTAAATATAGTCATAAGCAAAATTAGTTTTCTGCTAAAGTTGCTTTAACAACACCTTCCTCATCTTTTACAGCGTTTACTTTTACTTTGGATGGAATTTTTTGAATTCCTCTTTCCCAAATAAATTCATTAATAGAAGCATCAAGCTTAACTTCTTCCGCTTTCATGTGTTTCATTAAAAAGTTTTGAACTTCTCTGATAGCTCTAGGAGCTCTGATAGTCCTTTTAACGTTTTTAACTTTTCTAAGTGGAATAACATAAGTTCTTTCTAATTCTTCTGCCATATTAAACACCCCTATATTTTAAGATCATTTCTTCTCCAATGTCTAGGTTTAGGTCTGTATCTTAATTTACGTTGAGTTTTAGAATAAGCCCAAATAGGGATTCTTCTGTTTTGCTTATTAGCTTTAGCCATTCTTAATTTTTTAGCTAATGGTTTATTTCTACTCATTTTTTCACCGCGAATAATAAATTTGATATTTTGAAAAATAATTTAATTAATTTTAATGATAAGCGAACAACAATTAAGGATTGAATAATAATTCATTGCTTTAAGCCAATTACATTGGTTTGATAATGTTCCGGAAAAATCTCAGAGGAATTTCCTCCTTTCCTATCAATAAGCAGGCGGATTTCAACCTCATAATCGGAACTTGTATCATTATTGCTCTTTTCATGCTTCAATTCAAAAAGATTGCCTACAAGATACTTGATGGTCTTGTAACCGAAACTGTCCAAGTTCATGTATTGGATATCTTTTCTATCTTCCAAGCTTCTAATCTGATTTCTATTGAGTTTAGGAGTCTTGTCATCCCTTCTTGTTCCATCAGCAACAAGATCGTAATGATTTGCCACCTCTTCAACAACAGCCTCATGAAGATATTTTATTCCCTCATTGGGAAAACCATCCTCCATAATCATGTCCACAGCCTTTTCCAAGATTGAAATGTCCAAATCCAGGACCTTATGCTTCAGACCAATGGACTGGGCAGATTTTTGAGCCGGATGAAATGAATCATAAACACCGAAGTTAGCAGTAACAAGTTCGACATCAAAGCCTAATCGAGTGAGAATGATTCCCATCAATGAACTGTCTTTGCCACCGCTATAAAGAACACAAGCTTTCATTTTACCAAATCACTAGTCAATTATCTTCTTGTAATGTGAATTTCTCTTTTTTGACCCATGAGATTCTTAAGTAAAACTCTAAGTTGTTCATCAGTTACTTTTCCTCTAAGAGAACCTGCTTGAGCTGATTGAAGCAATTGAATCTCAATATTTCGAACGAGGTCTGGCTTGGTCAATCTTAGATTGTCCAATCTTCCACGAGCTTCAGGAGTCAAGATTTGCTTCATAGCCTGTTTTAATTGAGCTTCCATTTCTGCTTGCTGTTGAGCAGCTTGCTGCTGTGCCATCTGTTGCTGTGCAATTTGTTGTGGATCAGCATTCATGGCCGCTTGCTGTTGTAATTCAGCCATACGTCTTTTGCGTATTTCATCAAGTTCACTCATAATAATCCCCATTAATATAAATTATTTTCATTGAATCAACCATTAAATAATCATTAAAAATATTCCATGATCAATTCTATCTGAAATCTTACTTAATATTTTGAAAGTTCTGGAATATCCTTAATTAATTCAGCAGAAGTATTATCTAAGAAAGATCTACCTTCTGGAGTAATAATTCTTCCAGCATCGACTTTTTCTACGTAACCTGCATCTTCTAATTGATGTAAAGCTACTCTTACAATAGAGCCACTACCTTTTCTGAATTTTTCAGGGTTAACTCCTCTATCTTTTTTACCACCGTAGAAGGTTCTTAAACTTCTTACTCCAACTGGTCCGTCAATATAAACTCTTCTTAAGATAGAAGCGCATCTTACATACCACCAGTCGATGTTTTCTGGTTTTCTTTCTTTGTGAACACCAGTTTTAACAAGTTTTGTCCATTCAGGGGCAACAATTTTATCATTATTATCTCTAAATTCATCTGCAACAGTATTAATTAATAACTCTGCAGGAACATCAAATACAGTTGTCATATAATTTTCTCCAATTAATATGTTTCTAATCCAATCTTCTCACTCACCTAAGACTGGTGTCTGTAACTCTAAGCGAATGATCTAACCGGATTGCTTTTTATAAATAACAGCAACATTCCCTCTAACGTCAATAAGTTGAGCTTTAGTGCCTTCAACAATGCTGCTAATTAAATCATCTTTATTCCTTGCTACATTTTTAGCAAAACGTAATTTGATAATAGGATTGGATTTTAACTGACGTTTAATCTCTTCAATGACATTGTCGTTAACACCAGCTTTTCCAATATTGATTGTCATAGCGGAACGAGCTTCATTCATAATCTCTTTTTTTGAAAGTGTAAGAGTCAATTTTAGCTCTCCTTTTTAACTTTTTTTCCCTGATGTAAGGAATTTTCATGATATGGCCACACTCGCCACAATAAATATTAATCTCATTATTAATTAGCCGGACAGCGCAGTTGTGACCGGGAACCAAAAACTTGTAACAATTTTTACAGTATCTTCGTCCCCACGCTTGAGGAATTTTTGTATTGTACTTCTTTGAAATCTTTCGAGCAAGCTCAACATAACGATGAGATCTTTCAGGATGCTCTTTATATTCTTTTTCTGCACGATTAAAAAGAATATCCATCCTTTCTTGAGCTATCTCAATCATCCAATCAGGTTTTTTTCCTCTAGCCATAGATACTCCTCTCATACATAGTATAATCTCTTTAAAATAACTTATTGCTTAAATAAAAGTAGATTCTGATGAGAAATCAAATTTAAGCAATGTAAAAATAAAGTAATTAAATAAATATTCCTATAATATAATAGTACAAGAGGAATATTAAGATAAGATATGTTTTTTATTATATAAAAAGGTTTTCTATTATATAATATATTAATATAAAAAATTTATAAAAAAAGTAAAATTTTGCTTATTATTTTGTCCATTATTTTACATATTGAAATGGATTAATTCAAAAGCCATTCCATAAAATCTATTGAACCGACCGGACATTCCAAATTGCCAGATGCAATAGCTATTATCAAATCACGGACCTCTTCAACAGACTTGTCGCTTGCATCTATCTCATTGGTCTTATCACCATAGATTTCATAAGCCTCAGCAGAGCATACTGCAAGTGCTTCAGCTTCCAAGTTTTCTTGAATTTTAGATTGGGAATAATTCCTTTCTTCAAGCCTATCCTTTAGAATATGGGGATTCAATCGAAGGACAATCATCTTATCTGCACCCTCACAAAGATGAGATAGATGGCCTTCTACGATTAAAACATTAGCACTATTTTTCTTAATCTCTTCATTGAGACATTCATCTAATCTGTCAATATCAATGACCTTATAGAACTTATCAGGATCTTCACCTAAAACCAAATCATTTTCAAATGCAAAATCATTGATTTTAATAAGCCTTGAATCGAATCCATTATCCAATAGATAATCATTCAAGCTTGAAGCGACAGTTGTTTTGCCGGTGCATGGAGTACCTGATATGAAAATAACGGTATCCTTTGATAAATCATTTAGAATAGACATACTACCACACAAGGATTATTTCTTTAGAATGATACGCAAGACATCCTCATCTTCCAAGACATGGTCAGGACCTACCTTTTGACCTGGGAATTTAACTGAAGTTCCCCAAATCTTGGCATGACGGAAGTTTTTTACAAACTCCCTATGAAGCTTTCCACATGCATCAATAACTGTAGACCCTCTTCTGATAACCAATGGATCATCCATATCCGCTTTTCTTCCTTGTGGCTTCAAATAAACCCTAATCAAATCGACATGATTGAATATTTCCTCTTTAAGGGCATCGATATTAAGCTTCTTGTCAGCGGAAATCGGAATGAAATCAGGAATGTCCTTTTGAACCTCCCTTAGATAATCAATATCAACCAGATCCACCTTGTTCAACAGAATCATCATTGGAACATATGACTTATTGTCTTCAATCACATCAATGAACTGGTCAATTGTCACATCATCCCTAAATAGAATATCCGCATTGTGAACTCCATATTCATTGATGATTGACCTGATTGTCTTCTCATCAAGATGAGTCAAAGGAACAGTTGTTGAGACATTTATTCCACCTTTTCTGGTCTTTTTAATCTTAACGTCAGGCTTGGTTTCATTTGGCCTTACGCCTACATTCCTAAGCTCTTTCAGTATGACATTCAGATGTTGCGGATTAAGAATGTCCAACACTACAATAATCAAATCTGCAGTTCTTGCCACTGACAGGATTTCCTTACCTCTACCTTTACCTCCAGCAGCACCAGTAATGATTCCAGGAATGTCAAAGATTTGAATTTGGGCGTTATTGTATTCCATAACCCCTGGAATAATCTCTAAAGTAGTGAATTCATAAGCCCCAACCTTACTTTCAGCATTGGTCAATTCATTGAGCAATGTAGATTTACCTACAGATGGGAAACCTACCAAAACCGCTGTAGCATCACCGCTCTTTTTAATGTGGAATCCTTCACCTTTAGATCCCCCACTACTTCTTTTGATTTGCTCTTCCTTAAGCTTGGAAATCTTGGCCTTTAATTTACCTATGTGATGAGAAGTAGCTTTATTATAAGGTGTCTTTTGAATTTCCTCTTCGATGGCTTTTATTTTTTCTTCTATAGACATAAACTCCCCAATAAAAAATTTATTACGAATAATAATTGAATTTGAAATATTTTAATGAATTGATGTTTTTTACACTCAAAAACATCTTAAAAAATGCAAATATTTTATTATAATATAAATTTTGTATTTTTAACATATAAAATATGCGGTAAAAATAGAATTGAAATGAAAAAATAGATGGAAGAATACTTGAAAAATAAATGAAAAAATTATAAAAAAATATTAGAAATATTAAAAATATTGGAAAAAATAAAAAAAATAAAACAAGAAAAAGTTATGGAATTATAAGCAAAACTGGACTAAGTTTCACTTACAACCAATAACTTAATTTAAATTTTATGCATAAAGAAACTTTATGCTTATTCTGTATCAGAATCTGTGTTATCTGAAACTGTTGCTCCGTTATTGATAGTCCAAACAGCAACTCCATCTTGCATGTTACTTAATGTAAAGGTATCCTGACCTATACCGCCTAAGAAGAACAATCTGGTAAAGACAGAGTCCTTAAGTTTATTATCCATCAATATGGCAGTATATTGGTTTTCGGATCCTAAAAGGTAAATTGTATAATTACCTTCCTTATCCAAGGTCTTGTTTACAGTTAAATAACCGTCTTCAATAGCAATAAGGTTGCTTGCCTTAAGAGGATTGTACTCAGTACCATTTATATCAATTTTACTGCCGTTCTTATCCCAAACAGCAGTCATTTGAGCAGTAGTCTCATTGGTACCATTACCACCTCTCTTAACTTCAGCATTGTATAGAATGCCACTTTCATTCAATATTGTAATATTGCCTTGAGAGTTAGGATTGATTTTAACATAATCCGAAGCCACATAATATTGATAGTTTGTACTATCCAATGTATCAAAGTTCCATGAACCGAAGTAAGACCACCATCCAGCTTTTTGAATCATATCTGAACTTAAAATAAAGGAGACATTATTCGGATTGGATGGATGTGATTGTTTTACAACAGCACTAGCTTGGCCTTCAGTTAAATTATAATCTTTAATTAAAGTTGATTTAGCATCTTCTCTGCTCATTCCTAAAGTTTTGTCCAATGCATCAACTGCGGTTACGTTACTTCCTGTGTAATTGCATAATAAATCAGAAGCATTACTACCAGTAGTGGTCAACATCTGCAAGATTCCTTTAGATTGAGCTAAATCAGATGTAGTTAATGCTTTACCTACCCAATATGCACGATCCCCTGATTGGGAACCCCCGTCGAAAGAGGTAGGATGACCAGATGAATATTCAAATAGATAACCGAAGTCCCACCATGAAACAATCACAGTATCATTAGTGGAATTTTCCTTAACAAAGTCCATGGCATTCCACATAGGGTCACTTGACCCTGGAACTGTAAGGGCAGTGGTTTGGTAAGCCCCGCAAACAGTTGGAGATACTAAAGCTAAAGTAATCAATACAACTACCAATGCCTTTTTAATAGACACATCTGAATCCTTAATGGATTTTCTAAGATAAATCACTACCCCAGAAATTACTACAAGTGCAATAAATACAATTGAACCTATCATCAAGGCATTATCAAGAACATAACCGATTTGACTAATTGGGAATGCAATTAAGAAAGCACACACTATAGCGATTAATAATAAAACCTTATCATCATCAACATTAGCTTTGACATAATCAACTGCATATCCTACAAAAATACCTGCGCAGATACCCATAGGAATAACCAATACCTGAATAAACCTTGTACCTTGGGTTACTGCAGCGATTGATGCAAGAATCCATACAAGGAATAAGCTTAAGTAAAGCAGATTCAAACGTTTGCTTTGATTGATTTCATCAGTTGAACCGAAAGACCCTATGTCTTTAAGGGAAATTCTGAATTTCTCTTGTTCTTTTCTTAAGGAAGTAGCTTTACGTTTAGATTTATGTGGTTTTGAGGAATCGCCTTTAATTTTTACAGACCTTAATCTGAGTGCTCTTTGAACAAAAGTATATAAGACCAATAAAACACCGAAGAAAGCAACTATTCCACCAATACCGTTTATAATACCGCTAGAGTTTGCTAAAAATGCCCCTGGAAGTCCTCCAGATAAAAGGTTAGGAATTTGCATCTCTGCAACGGAAACAAGTACGTTAGGCCATACATCATTTGCAGTAGATTGGAGAGATACAGTGCCAAGAAGGTCTTTGATGTTAAATAAAAGGCCATCAATACCAACAGTGAATAATAATCCAACAAAACCTAAAACTAGGATAAGTACTACAGAGAACAGCTCTTTTTGATTAATCAGCCATTTTAATTTATTATCATAATTTTTAGATGAGTCTATAACATCTATATCGAAATAGAAACATAATATAAAGAATGCTATCATGACTAAAATCATTACTGCAGGATAAAATATATACCCAGTCCATGAGAGAGAATAAAGACCAATAGAAATAATAGATAATACTGAAAATATTATTTTATTAGCCAATTTATCACTCTTTACCGCTTCAACAAAGAAGAGTATGAAGAACAAAGGCAAGGTTATGTTAAACATATCTGTATCGAAAAATCCTGCAAATGTATGTCCAATGTAGTTAGGACCTAAGACTACGATTAAAGTAGATGCAATTGCTCCATAATCATTGGTAATTCTTCTTGTGAATATGTAAACAGGAATTACAGCAAATGAAGAGATGAATGCACCGGTCCAAAAGGCAACTTCCTTAAGAGACATGTCCTGGAACATGTTTACTATTCCATATAAGAATGAAGTCACATATGCAATCATCGGCTGATACGAACCAACATCCCTTCCTGATGGATAGTAAGAATGCATATCCCAACCGGAACCATTTACTAAAGTATCACCAAAGTATCCATGATCCATATAGTCTTGAGTCATCCTTAAGTTAAAGTATGAGTCCATTTCACTGAA
Above is a window of Methanobrevibacter sp. DNA encoding:
- a CDS encoding 50S ribosomal protein L31e; translation: MAEELERTYVIPLRKVKNVKRTIRAPRAIREVQNFLMKHMKAEEVKLDASINEFIWERGIQKIPSKVKVNAVKDEEGVVKATLAEN
- a CDS encoding 50S ribosomal protein L39e: MSRNKPLAKKLRMAKANKQNRRIPIWAYSKTQRKLRYRPKPRHWRRNDLKI
- a CDS encoding YhbY family RNA-binding protein; the protein is MNEARSAMTINIGKAGVNDNVIEEIKRQLKSNPIIKLRFAKNVARNKDDLISSIVEGTKAQLIDVRGNVAVIYKKQSG
- a CDS encoding ribonuclease P protein component 4, producing the protein MARGKKPDWMIEIAQERMDILFNRAEKEYKEHPERSHRYVELARKISKKYNTKIPQAWGRRYCKNCYKFLVPGHNCAVRLINNEINIYCGECGHIMKIPYIREKKLKRRAKIDSYTFKKRDYE
- a CDS encoding adenylate kinase family protein; translation: MSILNDLSKDTVIFISGTPCTGKTTVASSLNDYLLDNGFDSRLIKINDFAFENDLVLGEDPDKFYKVIDIDRLDECLNEEIKKNSANVLIVEGHLSHLCEGADKMIVLRLNPHILKDRLEERNYSQSKIQENLEAEALAVCSAEAYEIYGDKTNEIDASDKSVEEVRDLIIAIASGNLECPVGSIDFMEWLLN
- a CDS encoding DNA-binding protein codes for the protein MSELDEIRKRRMAELQQQAAMNADPQQIAQQQMAQQQAAQQQAEMEAQLKQAMKQILTPEARGRLDNLRLTKPDLVRNIEIQLLQSAQAGSLRGKVTDEQLRVLLKNLMGQKREIHITRR
- the pfdA gene encoding prefoldin subunit alpha is translated as MEDQQKLQQILAQLEVYKSQSELYQTQIDAVQTSLAEIKILESTLDDISGKDTVETLVPLGAGSFINAEIKNENKVIMSLGSGVAVSKTFEEAKETTAQQKQELENTLDKLFADLQQITNIVAQLSPQAEQLMQKLQAQGMA
- a CDS encoding STT3 domain-containing protein, yielding MENQKVKTILKSVVIIAILFVLVFAIRAQAADIGGVPNELKASYMDADGLPYFSEMDSYFNLRMTQDYMDHGYFGDTLVNGSGWDMHSYYPSGRDVGSYQPMIAYVTSFLYGIVNMFQDMSLKEVAFWTGAFISSFAVIPVYIFTRRITNDYGAIASTLIVVLGPNYIGHTFAGFFDTDMFNITLPLFFILFFVEAVKSDKLANKIIFSVLSIISIGLYSLSWTGYIFYPAVMILVMIAFFILCFYFDIDVIDSSKNYDNKLKWLINQKELFSVVLILVLGFVGLLFTVGIDGLLFNIKDLLGTVSLQSTANDVWPNVLVSVAEMQIPNLLSGGLPGAFLANSSGIINGIGGIVAFFGVLLVLYTFVQRALRLRSVKIKGDSSKPHKSKRKATSLRKEQEKFRISLKDIGSFGSTDEINQSKRLNLLYLSLFLVWILASIAAVTQGTRFIQVLVIPMGICAGIFVGYAVDYVKANVDDDKVLLLIAIVCAFLIAFPISQIGYVLDNALMIGSIVFIALVVISGVVIYLRKSIKDSDVSIKKALVVVLITLALVSPTVCGAYQTTALTVPGSSDPMWNAMDFVKENSTNDTVIVSWWDFGYLFEYSSGHPTSFDGGSQSGDRAYWVGKALTTSDLAQSKGILQMLTTTGSNASDLLCNYTGSNVTAVDALDKTLGMSREDAKSTLIKDYNLTEGQASAVVKQSHPSNPNNVSFILSSDMIQKAGWWSYFGSWNFDTLDSTNYQYYVASDYVKINPNSQGNITILNESGILYNAEVKRGGNGTNETTAQMTAVWDKNGSKIDINGTEYNPLKASNLIAIEDGYLTVNKTLDKEGNYTIYLLGSENQYTAILMDNKLKDSVFTRLFFLGGIGQDTFTLSNMQDGVAVWTINNGATVSDNTDSDTE
- a CDS encoding GTP-binding protein — translated: MSIEEKIKAIEEEIQKTPYNKATSHHIGKLKAKISKLKEEQIKRSSGGSKGEGFHIKKSGDATAVLVGFPSVGKSTLLNELTNAESKVGAYEFTTLEIIPGVMEYNNAQIQIFDIPGIITGAAGGKGRGKEILSVARTADLIIVVLDILNPQHLNVILKELRNVGVRPNETKPDVKIKKTRKGGINVSTTVPLTHLDEKTIRSIINEYGVHNADILFRDDVTIDQFIDVIEDNKSYVPMMILLNKVDLVDIDYLREVQKDIPDFIPISADKKLNIDALKEEIFNHVDLIRVYLKPQGRKADMDDPLVIRRGSTVIDACGKLHREFVKNFRHAKIWGTSVKFPGQKVGPDHVLEDEDVLRIILKK
- a CDS encoding 30S ribosomal protein S19e codes for the protein MTTVFDVPAELLINTVADEFRDNNDKIVAPEWTKLVKTGVHKERKPENIDWWYVRCASILRRVYIDGPVGVRSLRTFYGGKKDRGVNPEKFRKGSGSIVRVALHQLEDAGYVEKVDAGRIITPEGRSFLDNTSAELIKDIPELSKY
- the rpl18a gene encoding 50S ribosomal protein L18Ae, which translates into the protein MLTKIYRIKGSFVMGSETQVFTKEFRAVKEEDIYEKLYSIFGSKHGIKRNQIKIDSIEEIAEDEVQDPVVKAIL
- a CDS encoding translation initiation factor IF-6 yields the protein MLKRINLTGNPNLGVYISVNDEVAIVPFNLPTEMEPVMKEALEVDLIRTSIAGCNLNGVLSAGNSNGFVVSPHATDREIETLEDAGLNVARLPGKYTAVGNILAVNDYGAMAGPNIKEETVKVIEDTLKVPVEIYQFADSKIVGSASIVTNKGALLHRDTLSGELEHVEEFFKVEGNIGTVCKGMPLVGACGIANSNGVMVGEHTTGPEMARIEEALGFLDFGNF